From one Simplicispira suum genomic stretch:
- the cobO gene encoding cob(I)yrinic acid a,c-diamide adenosyltransferase, translated as MEIETAPTEKRYEKPEGERRGLVIVNTGDGKGKSTAAFGLALRAHGRGKGVRIFQFMKVPSARFGEHRMFEQLGIPIEGLGDGFSWKSKDLEHSAQLARDGWEKARAAIHSGEHFMVVLDEITYPLIYGWLPLEPVLETLRTRPKDVHVVLTGRRCPPEIIELADTVTEMALIKHAFKAGVPAQRGIED; from the coding sequence ATGGAAATCGAAACCGCCCCCACAGAGAAGCGCTATGAAAAGCCCGAGGGCGAACGCCGGGGCCTCGTCATCGTCAACACCGGCGATGGCAAGGGCAAAAGCACGGCGGCCTTTGGCCTGGCGCTGCGCGCGCATGGGCGTGGCAAGGGGGTGCGCATCTTTCAGTTCATGAAAGTGCCCAGCGCGCGCTTTGGCGAGCACCGGATGTTCGAGCAGCTTGGCATTCCGATTGAAGGGCTGGGCGATGGTTTCAGCTGGAAGAGCAAGGACCTGGAGCATTCGGCCCAGCTCGCGCGCGATGGCTGGGAGAAGGCGCGCGCTGCCATCCACTCGGGCGAGCACTTCATGGTGGTGCTGGACGAAATCACCTACCCGCTGATTTACGGCTGGCTGCCGCTCGAACCCGTGCTGGAGACGCTGCGCACACGCCCGAAGGACGTGCACGTGGTGCTCACCGGCCGCCGCTGCCCGCCGGAAATCATCGAGCTGGCCGACACCGTGACGGAGATGGCGCTCATCAAGCATGCGTTCAAGGCCGGCGTCCCGGCGCAGCGCGGCATTGAGGACTGA
- a CDS encoding ABC transporter ATP-binding protein, with amino-acid sequence MLHSITLPLAAGRWTSIVGPNGAGKSTLLKVLAGLLPAQRGQVTLAGRALQEWPARERACQMAWLGQNEAAADDLTVLDVALLGRLPHQGWLQPPSAADHAAAEAALRQTQAWDWRERPLGQLSGGERQRVLLARALAVNAPVLLMDEPLANLDPPHQADWLLLVRSLVAQGCTVVSVLHELSMALQADDVAVLAGGRLLHHGAARHSATHRALEAVFDQRIAIHCVQDQWLALPRMHAPELAL; translated from the coding sequence ATATTGCACAGCATCACCTTGCCGCTGGCGGCAGGCCGCTGGACCAGCATCGTCGGTCCCAACGGCGCGGGCAAATCGACGCTGCTCAAGGTGCTGGCCGGGCTGCTGCCAGCGCAACGCGGGCAGGTGACTTTGGCTGGCCGTGCCTTGCAGGAATGGCCAGCCCGCGAGCGCGCCTGCCAGATGGCCTGGCTGGGCCAGAACGAAGCGGCTGCCGACGACCTGACGGTGCTCGATGTGGCCCTGCTGGGCCGCCTGCCGCACCAGGGCTGGTTGCAGCCGCCCAGTGCAGCCGACCACGCCGCGGCGGAAGCCGCGCTGCGCCAGACGCAGGCCTGGGACTGGCGCGAGCGGCCGCTGGGCCAGCTCTCTGGCGGCGAGCGCCAGCGCGTGCTGCTGGCGCGCGCCCTGGCCGTGAACGCCCCGGTGCTGCTGATGGATGAGCCCCTGGCGAATCTCGACCCACCGCACCAGGCCGACTGGTTGCTGCTGGTGCGCAGCCTGGTGGCGCAGGGCTGCACCGTGGTCAGCGTGCTGCACGAGCTGTCGATGGCGCTGCAGGCCGACGACGTGGCCGTGCTGGCGGGTGGCCGCCTGCTGCACCACGGCGCCGCACGCCACAGCGCCACCCACCGCGCGCTCGAAGCCGTGTTCGACCAGCGCATCGCCATCCACTGCGTGCAGGACCAATGGCTGGCCTTGCCACGGATGCACGCACCTGAACTTGCACTTTGA
- a CDS encoding ABC transporter substrate-binding protein, producing MKPTPIKRILIVLAVLLVLVLAMATLAQAGPITVVDDKGRTVTLAGAPQRIVSLLPSLTETVCALGACDRLVGVDRYSNWPASVKVLQGVGGGLDPNIEAIALLRPDVVLMATSSRAQVRLESLGLKVVALEPKTHADVQRVLGKVGQVLGVQDALQVWRVIDAGVQAAAQSVPAAAHGTRVYFEVSSGPFAAGQASFIGETLTRLGAGNIIPASLGPFPKINPEFVVRADPDLIMVGERSADGMAARPGWAQMRAIREGRLCRFDAAQSDVLIRPGPRMAEAARLMAACLSDKTQQKTVRP from the coding sequence ATGAAACCCACGCCCATCAAGCGCATTCTCATCGTGCTGGCGGTCTTGCTGGTGCTGGTGCTGGCCATGGCCACGCTGGCCCAGGCCGGGCCCATCACCGTCGTGGACGACAAGGGCCGAACCGTCACGCTTGCCGGCGCGCCGCAGCGCATCGTCAGCCTGCTGCCCTCGCTGACAGAGACGGTGTGCGCGCTGGGCGCCTGCGATCGACTGGTGGGTGTGGACCGCTATTCCAACTGGCCGGCCAGCGTCAAGGTGCTTCAGGGCGTGGGCGGTGGGCTGGACCCGAACATTGAAGCCATCGCGCTCCTGCGCCCCGATGTGGTGCTGATGGCCACCTCGTCGCGCGCGCAGGTGCGGCTCGAATCCTTGGGCCTGAAGGTGGTGGCCCTGGAGCCCAAAACCCATGCCGACGTGCAGCGCGTACTTGGCAAGGTCGGCCAGGTGCTGGGCGTGCAGGATGCGCTGCAGGTCTGGCGCGTGATTGACGCCGGTGTGCAGGCCGCCGCCCAGTCGGTGCCTGCCGCCGCACATGGCACGCGGGTGTACTTCGAAGTCAGCAGCGGGCCGTTTGCTGCGGGGCAGGCGTCCTTCATTGGCGAGACCCTGACCCGGCTGGGCGCGGGCAACATCATTCCCGCGTCGCTGGGGCCGTTTCCAAAAATCAACCCCGAATTCGTGGTGCGCGCCGACCCCGACCTCATCATGGTCGGTGAGCGCAGCGCCGATGGCATGGCCGCCCGGCCCGGCTGGGCGCAGATGCGCGCGATTCGCGAAGGCCGGCTGTGCCGGTTCGATGCGGCGCAGTCTGACGTGTTGATCCGCCCCGGCCCGCGCATGGCCGAGGCGGCGCGTCTGATGGCAGCCTGCCTGAGCGACAAAACCCAGCAAAAAACCGTGCGACCATGA
- a CDS encoding bifunctional adenosylcobinamide kinase/adenosylcobinamide-phosphate guanylyltransferase, whose amino-acid sequence MSLSVARSELILGGQKSGKSRRAEALAAAWLAASPKHSALLIATAEAHDEEMRARIARHQSDRAARVPRLQTWEEPRDLAAALEKHGAAEALIVVDCLTLWLTHWLFGQDENLKQKEALAHGWKAQAALFFEALAKTPGPVVLVGNEIGLGVIPLGSQVRAFVDALGLVNQQAAQVCDRVTLMAAGLPLSLKEVP is encoded by the coding sequence ATGAGCTTGTCCGTAGCCCGCAGCGAGCTGATTCTGGGTGGTCAGAAAAGCGGCAAGTCGCGCCGCGCCGAGGCGCTGGCGGCTGCGTGGCTGGCCGCCAGCCCCAAGCACAGCGCGCTGCTCATCGCCACGGCAGAGGCGCACGACGAGGAAATGCGTGCGCGCATCGCGCGCCACCAGAGCGACCGCGCCGCGCGCGTGCCGCGCCTGCAGACGTGGGAGGAGCCCCGCGACCTGGCGGCGGCCTTGGAAAAACACGGAGCTGCAGAGGCGCTCATCGTCGTCGATTGCCTCACGCTATGGCTGACGCACTGGCTCTTTGGACAAGATGAAAATTTGAAGCAAAAAGAGGCTCTAGCGCACGGCTGGAAAGCGCAAGCAGCTCTCTTTTTTGAAGCATTGGCGAAAACCCCTGGGCCGGTTGTTCTGGTGGGCAACGAGATTGGCCTGGGGGTCATTCCCTTAGGAAGCCAGGTGCGCGCCTTTGTCGATGCGCTGGGCCTCGTGAACCAGCAGGCAGCGCAGGTGTGCGACCGCGTCACGCTGATGGCGGCCGGCCTGCCTCTGAGCTTGAAGGAGGTGCCATGA
- a CDS encoding TonB-dependent receptor domain-containing protein — MKNRSFHVRRAAALCLSPAVFSALSLLTMQLARAQMTAPVQVAQNLRAPQLAETVVTATRSEQPLSDLVADVSIVDRETIESSGATGISDVLARLPGVEIARNGGIGNSSSVYLRGAESRFTAVYIDGVRVDSQSTGGALWEQIPLSQIERIEVLRGPAAAVYGSDAIGGVIQLFTRKGEGPAAPYVGVGLGNQGTRKVEAGVAGTAGPQGALDYALGLAHARSSGFDSKASGVHNPDDDGYRSTSASARLGYRINAQHQLGATLLANRLDSAYDAFTYLPAAPNDDRNQHRLRTLGAHWAAQWSESYSTRVSVSESLSRYETSPPPYLTETELRGYLWQNQWRLGAHRLSATLERREDHLNNPALDAYSVGIVRSRSQDGLALGYGYSAGAHTVQANLRHDSDSEFGGKGTGSLSYGYGFAPGWRATASVGTAFRAPTLYQRFSEYGDATLRPESSRNAEIGVRYAQGSSSFSAVAYRNRVSNLISFAGAGSCASSFGCYANTARAEYSGLTLAASHRLAGVQVHGSIDVQNPRDLDTGKQLARRAKRHATLGADTQVAGWTLGAELQASGRRFDNAANTNVLGGYALVNLYASTRLAQDYRLLARIDNVGDKDYQTARSYATGGRQLYIGLKWEPRL, encoded by the coding sequence ATGAAAAATCGCTCCTTCCATGTGCGCCGTGCGGCTGCACTGTGCCTGTCTCCGGCTGTTTTTTCCGCCTTGTCCTTGTTGACCATGCAACTGGCACGCGCACAAATGACTGCACCGGTGCAGGTGGCGCAGAACCTGCGCGCCCCCCAACTGGCCGAAACCGTGGTGACCGCCACACGCAGCGAGCAGCCGCTGTCCGACCTGGTGGCCGACGTATCCATCGTCGACCGCGAGACCATCGAGTCCAGCGGCGCCACCGGCATCTCTGACGTGCTCGCCCGCCTGCCCGGCGTCGAGATCGCGCGCAACGGGGGCATTGGCAATTCCAGCAGCGTGTACCTGCGCGGTGCCGAGTCGCGCTTTACCGCTGTTTACATCGACGGTGTGCGCGTTGATTCCCAATCCACGGGTGGCGCGCTGTGGGAGCAAATTCCGCTGTCGCAGATCGAGCGCATCGAAGTGCTGCGCGGCCCGGCCGCTGCGGTGTATGGCTCGGACGCCATTGGCGGCGTCATTCAGCTCTTCACGCGCAAGGGCGAAGGCCCGGCTGCGCCCTACGTGGGTGTGGGCCTGGGCAACCAGGGCACGCGCAAGGTCGAGGCCGGCGTCGCCGGCACGGCCGGACCGCAGGGCGCACTGGACTATGCGCTGGGCCTGGCGCATGCGCGCAGCAGCGGCTTTGACAGCAAGGCCAGCGGAGTCCACAACCCGGACGACGACGGCTACCGCAGCACCAGTGCCAGCGCCAGGCTGGGCTACCGCATCAATGCCCAGCACCAGCTGGGCGCAACGCTGCTCGCCAACCGCCTCGATTCCGCCTACGACGCGTTCACGTACCTGCCTGCTGCGCCGAACGATGACCGCAACCAGCACCGTCTGCGCACCTTGGGCGCCCACTGGGCTGCGCAGTGGAGCGAGTCTTACAGCACCCGCGTCTCGGTCAGTGAATCGCTGAGCCGCTACGAGACCAGTCCGCCGCCCTACCTGACCGAGACCGAATTGCGCGGCTATCTGTGGCAAAACCAATGGCGCCTGGGCGCACACCGCCTGAGCGCCACGCTTGAGCGCCGTGAAGACCACCTGAACAACCCTGCGCTGGACGCCTACAGCGTGGGCATCGTGCGCAGCCGCTCGCAGGACGGCCTGGCGCTTGGCTATGGCTACAGCGCCGGCGCGCACACGGTTCAGGCCAACCTGCGCCACGACAGCGACAGCGAATTCGGCGGCAAGGGCACCGGCAGCCTGTCCTACGGTTATGGGTTCGCCCCCGGCTGGCGTGCCACGGCGTCGGTGGGCACGGCCTTCCGAGCGCCCACGCTGTACCAGCGCTTCAGCGAGTACGGCGACGCCACGCTGCGCCCCGAGAGCAGCCGCAACGCCGAAATCGGCGTGCGCTATGCGCAGGGCAGCAGCAGCTTCTCGGCGGTGGCCTACCGCAACCGGGTCAGCAACCTGATCTCGTTCGCTGGGGCCGGCAGCTGCGCATCGAGCTTTGGCTGCTACGCCAACACCGCGCGCGCCGAATATTCCGGGCTGACGCTGGCCGCGTCGCACCGCCTCGCTGGCGTGCAGGTGCACGGCTCGATCGATGTGCAAAACCCGCGCGACTTGGACACGGGCAAGCAGCTCGCCCGCCGCGCCAAGCGCCACGCCACGCTGGGTGCCGATACGCAAGTGGCGGGCTGGACGCTGGGCGCCGAGCTGCAGGCCTCGGGGCGGCGTTTTGACAACGCGGCCAACACCAACGTGCTCGGCGGCTACGCCCTGGTCAATCTGTATGCCAGCACCCGATTGGCGCAGGACTATCGCCTGCTCGCCCGCATCGACAACGTGGGCGACAAGGATTACCAGACCGCCCGCAGCTACGCCACCGGCGGCCGCCAGCTCTACATCGGCCTGAAGTGGGAGCCGCGCCTGTAA